The sequence TGCGAATGCCGGGCTTTTCGACGCTTTCCGCCGGCGTACCTTGTGTGGTCCGGGCAGGCACGGATTCTTTGCGGTACTTCGAACGGCTGCCTGGCCACCAGGAGCAGGCAAAGATCGAAAAATGCACCGCCGTCCGGTATGGGTCGACGGACTAAACCGCTTACGCGGTAGGGGCTACGGTCCGGCGCTTGAGGTCTGGGAGAGGCCGGGCGCGCGGTTCTATGTTGGCGAATGAGGCAATCCGCCTCGTTCTCCAGCAGGAGCCGAATCATGACCTCCTCCCAACCAACCGTCAGCCCGCTGCGCCAGCGCATGATCGACGATATGCGCATGCGTCAGCTTTCTCCGAAGACCCAGTACGCCTATCTGAGGGTCGTGCGAGAGTTCGCCCGGTTTCTCCACCGCTCTCCCGACACCGCTTCCGCCGAGGACCTGCGACGCTACCAGTTGCACCTGGTCGATCACCGTACCTCTCCGGTTTCTCTCAACGCCGCGATCACCGGGCTGAAGTTCTTCTTCGAGATCACGCTCAGGCAGCCCGAACTGATGGCTCGCATGCAGCCGGTGCGCGTGCCCCGTGTGCTGCCCGTCGTCCTAAGCCCCGATGAGGTCCGCCGGCTCATTGCCGCGGCGGGCAATCTCAAGCACCAGACTGCGCTCTCGGTTGCCTACGGCGCCGGCCTGCGCGCGAGCGAAGTGGTCGCGCTGAAGGTCGGCGACATCGACAGCCAACGCATGACGCTGCGCATCGAGCAGGGTAAGGGCCGCAAGGATCGCTACGCGATGCTCTCGCCCGTGCTGCTCGAACGCCTGCGCGTCTGGTGGCGCGTCGCGCGGGCCCAGGGGAAGATGCTCGATGGTGGCTGGCTGTTTCCGGGCATGGATCCGGTCAACCCACTGACCCCAAAGCAGCTCAACCGCGCAATACACGCCGCTGCCGTGACTGCGCAGATCGACAAGCGCGTGTCCATGCACACGCTGCGTCACAGCTTCGCCACCCATCTTCTGGAACAGAGGGTCGACATCCGCGTCATCCAGGTGCTGCTTGTTCACAAGAAGCTCGAGACGACTGCGCTTTACGCGCAGGTGGCCACCGACCTGCTGCGCGAAGTCACCAGCCCACTGGAGCTCCTGCCCTCCGAATAGACTGGCCCCGCAGGACGTCCCGTGCTTGAGGTCGCGGACATATTCCGCGCCCGCGGGCCAGCATGGCGAAACACGATACGGCTGAGCCCGGGGCAACTGAAGGTCATGTCGGCCATCGAACGGTGCCGCGCGGCGGCACTGGGCGGACATGTGCTGCGCTGTTCAGGCTGCGCAAGGACAGAGGTGTCCTTCAATTCGTGCCTTATGGGGAGTCTTTCCGTATGTGGAGTAGACACGTCGATCGAGCGCGAGCCGGGGAGCCCGCGCCCCTGCTACTCTCCATTAAAGCCTCGCCTTGAGCATGGCGATGACCTTGTCGGATGGCCTAAACGAGCCCCTGCGCAGTTCCGGAGGAACGATTGCGTTGAGTGCTTCAAGCTTCTCGCTAGGGTCGGCGCGGGTGTAGATTTCAGTAGTAGCCAGATCGCTATGTCCGAGCCAGAGAGACACTTTTCGGATATCGTTCGTGCTCTGCAGCACTATCATTGCGCACGTATGCCTCAAGACGTGCGGCGAAACACGTTTCTGTAACAATGAAGGGCACTTCTCGCTCGCTATCTCAGAATGATGTTTGAGGACGTAGGCAAACCCCCAGCGGCTCATCGCTTCACCCCGGGCGTTGACGAACAACTCCGGTACTGGAGCCGTTCCCCGTACCGCGATCCATGCACGCAACGCATTTGCGGTCACCTTCCAGAGGGGGAGCGTACGCTCACGCCGTCCCTTGCCATGAACGCGGATACTCATCGACGGCAGTGCAACATCCGTCATTTGTAACCCCGTCAACTCTGAAACGCGCAGGCCACCGCAGATAGCCAGATGCAGCATCGCCCGATCCCGGATTCCCTCACGTGTTGTCGGGTCTGGCGTATCGAGGAGAGCCCGGATTTCCCTTTCTAACAGGTACGGTACCAGGCGGGAATCAGTCTTCTTGTATGGAATGCCGAGGACACGCTGTACCTGCTCGAGCATTACGGGCTCGCGATGCTCAAGGAAGTGGAAGAAGGACCTGATTGCGGCTAGTCGTACATTGCGGGTCTCCGGCGAGTTGTGTCGTACATTTTCAAGATATTCCAGGAACGCACTGATCATTCCGGCATCGAGGTGCTCCAGTGCAAGTGATGAGGGAGACGCTTTGAGCCGTTGGGCGGCAAACTCGAACAGAAGTTGGAAGCGGCAGGCATAGGAATCGCAGGTATGCTGACTGGCGCCTCTCTGATGTGCGAGGGTCTCGCGAAGGAATGTTACGACGTGGGGTGCGAGCGGGATCATTTCTGCTCTCCGGCGAGGAAGCCCTCTGCGGCCACTGCAATATCGCGCAGGAGCTCCGGAGTGGCCTCGAGGTACCAGTACGTGGCATAGATGTTCGCGTGCCCCAGGTACGTCGCGAGGGCCAGCATGTGCTGTCCGACGCGGTCCCGCCCTTCAGAGCTCGCCTCCAGCGCACGGACTGCGAACGTGTGCCTTAGAGCGTGTTAGGAACTTTGAAGTACTGACACGGCGTGGACAAGCATGAGCATTGCGAAGACGACGAAATGAAGCCCAGCGAGAGTTTCGGGGAGCCGTTCATAGTCACGTGCGAGACGCCGGAAACGGTTGAGCCAGCCAAAGCTGCGCTCGACCACCCACCGGCGGGGGAGCAGAACGAAACCCTTTTTCGTTTCTTCGAGTTTGATCACCTGAAGGTCAATGCCCTCGTCGAACGCAGCCTGCGCTGGCTCTTTGCCCGTGTATCCCTGATCGGCAAATGCCACCTTGACCGTTCGTCCCGTTACCTGCTGGACCTGCCGCGCAAGCTCCGCTACCTGTGCGCGCTCCTGTTCATTGGCTGGGGTCACGTGCACCGCCAGCAACTGTCCCAACGTGTCTACTGCAATATGTACCTTACTACCGCGCTTGCGCTTATAACCGTCATAACCCGCACGCGGGCCGCTCTCGCAGGTCGACTGTATCGTGCGGCCATCGAGGATGACCGCGCTGGGCTGTCCCCGACGGCCCTGTGCCACGCGTATCACCGAGCGCAGGTCACTCACCATGCTCTCAAAGCAGCCAGCCTGCAACCAGCGTTGAGTCTGCTGATACACCAACTCCCACGGCGGGAAATCATTGGGCAGCATCCTCCACGGCGCGCCGGCACGAGCCATCCAGCGCAATGCATCAAACATGTCGCGCAGTTCGTATTTGCGCTGGGGCGCGTCAACGTCCATCAGCGTCAGATACGGCGCCGCGAAACTCCATTCCTCATCCGACACATCAGTCGGATACCCTTTGCGGTCGGTTGTTTTCATCCCGCCAGGATACCAGGTCTCAATCGAAGTTCCTAACACGCTCTAGCTCATGTAACCGGGGACTGTGACCGTTGAACGTGACGCCAATGCCGGCGATTTTCAGCAGCTTCCGGAACGTCCAGTAAACAACCGTGTACCTGAGCGGGTGACCGTCGTCATCAACAAACGCATGGTCATCGCCCGGGTGTGCCAGTCGCCGTAGCGTCAGATATTTCTGCAGACCCTCCGTCGCCGTCTCGTGCAGAGGAACCAGACGGCTCTTCTGGAATTTGCTCCTTCGAATGACGAGTCCGTCGGACGTAATGTCAGCAAACCGTAGATTCAGTGCTTCGGAGACGCGCAGACCAGTGGCGGATAGCAGAGCGATCAACGCCGCATATGTGTGTGGTCGCAGTGCGCTGGCAGGCCCGAGATTCATCGCAGCGTCGATCAGGCGCTCGATGTCAATCTGTGTGTAAATGTACGGAGGCCGTCGGGTCTTTCGGTAGCCAATGTAACGTTCCGGCGGTAGCTCATGGTTCTGATCTTCGATGGACAGATACCGGGCGAACCTGCATACGGTCTTCAGCCGCGCGTCACGCTGGGCCACCGACGCAGCCTCAGTTGCCCAGTCGATCGCAGTCTGTGCGCGGACGTGCGTTTCACCGCGATTGACTGCAAAGCGCGCGAAGCTGCGCAGCAGGTATTCCACGTTCGACAGCTTGAAGCCCGCGGCACGACGCGCCGCGAGATAGGACTCCACGGCGGGCATCATTTCATCACCTCTGGCCAGGGCTGGGCGATCTGCTTGAGCAATGCGAAGTCGACTTTGGCGTAGTAGGCTGTGGTGTCGATACGGCGATGCCTGAGGACCATGCCGATCTGGTCGAGGGGAAGACCGTGACGCAACATCTCGGTCGCTGCTGTGTGTCGCAGCAGATGTGCACCTTTGGCCGGTGAATTTACCTTGGCCCGCTTGAGCGCGCGTTTTACTACCGAGGAAATGCCATCGCCCGAAACAAACGGTCTGAACGGAGCAATGTTGCGTACGAAGACGCGGTCACCTCCTGTCACTCGGGATCGGGATTCGAGATAACGCAGGAGTGCCTCACCAGCGTCTTGGGGCAGCGGTAGTCGAACTTCATAACGCCCCTTGCCCGAGACCCGCAGCGTCCCGGTTTCCCACTCAATGTCTCTCATTCGAAGGTTTGCGAGGTCGCCCGCACGCACCCCGAGTCGCACAAGTAACAGAATGATCGCGCGGTCGCGACGTGCTCGAACTGATTGGCCATCGCAAGCGGCAATCAGACGGTGAACATCGTCAGGTGCAAGACACTGGGGGAATGTCGACAGGCGCCAATGCGCCAGTGTGGGAACTGCTTGATCGAGACCGGCCCGACACAAGCCGTGAACACACAGATAACGCAGGAAGGCCCGCGCGCTGGTGACCCGCTTTTCAGCGGTACCGGCACCACAACTGCTAACGCTGTCCAGCAGGAACGTGCGTACGCGCTTTGGATCCCATCTGCTGACATCGTCCCCAAGCGACTCGAGCATTGTCGTTGCATCGCGACAGTAAAGCCGAAGTGTTGCGGGCTTCGCACCCCGATGCTTTTGCATCCAACGCCGGAAACCGCTAACGATCGCGGGTTCGCAAATCCCAACACTTGCAGGAATCCCGGCTTCACAGACACCAATCTCGACCAGGTATTCATGAAAGCGCTTTGCGCCGAAGTAGACATG comes from Paraburkholderia youngii and encodes:
- a CDS encoding tyrosine-type recombinase/integrase → MTSSQPTVSPLRQRMIDDMRMRQLSPKTQYAYLRVVREFARFLHRSPDTASAEDLRRYQLHLVDHRTSPVSLNAAITGLKFFFEITLRQPELMARMQPVRVPRVLPVVLSPDEVRRLIAAAGNLKHQTALSVAYGAGLRASEVVALKVGDIDSQRMTLRIEQGKGRKDRYAMLSPVLLERLRVWWRVARAQGKMLDGGWLFPGMDPVNPLTPKQLNRAIHAAAVTAQIDKRVSMHTLRHSFATHLLEQRVDIRVIQVLLVHKKLETTALYAQVATDLLREVTSPLELLPSE
- a CDS encoding tyrosine-type recombinase/integrase, which codes for MIPLAPHVVTFLRETLAHQRGASQHTCDSYACRFQLLFEFAAQRLKASPSSLALEHLDAGMISAFLEYLENVRHNSPETRNVRLAAIRSFFHFLEHREPVMLEQVQRVLGIPYKKTDSRLVPYLLEREIRALLDTPDPTTREGIRDRAMLHLAICGGLRVSELTGLQMTDVALPSMSIRVHGKGRRERTLPLWKVTANALRAWIAVRGTAPVPELFVNARGEAMSRWGFAYVLKHHSEIASEKCPSLLQKRVSPHVLRHTCAMIVLQSTNDIRKVSLWLGHSDLATTEIYTRADPSEKLEALNAIVPPELRRGSFRPSDKVIAMLKARL
- a CDS encoding IS5 family transposase, yielding MKTTDRKGYPTDVSDEEWSFAAPYLTLMDVDAPQRKYELRDMFDALRWMARAGAPWRMLPNDFPPWELVYQQTQRWLQAGCFESMVSDLRSVIRVAQGRRGQPSAVILDGRTIQSTCESGPRAGYDGYKRKRGSKVHIAVDTLGQLLAVHVTPANEQERAQVAELARQVQQVTGRTVKVAFADQGYTGKEPAQAAFDEGIDLQVIKLEETKKGFVLLPRRWVVERSFGWLNRFRRLARDYERLPETLAGLHFVVFAMLMLVHAVSVLQSS
- a CDS encoding tyrosine-type recombinase/integrase yields the protein MMPAVESYLAARRAAGFKLSNVEYLLRSFARFAVNRGETHVRAQTAIDWATEAASVAQRDARLKTVCRFARYLSIEDQNHELPPERYIGYRKTRRPPYIYTQIDIERLIDAAMNLGPASALRPHTYAALIALLSATGLRVSEALNLRFADITSDGLVIRRSKFQKSRLVPLHETATEGLQKYLTLRRLAHPGDDHAFVDDDGHPLRYTVVYWTFRKLLKIAGIGVTFNGHSPRLHELERVRNFD
- a CDS encoding site-specific integrase translates to MLDTYLVAPKTLRRLRTGPAGVFIDGFADALERDGYSAASAVRYIRAADHLGRFMLMSGRALVEVGPQMLEIFRRHLPTCSCPDAKGGKANHHVYFGAKRFHEYLVEIGVCEAGIPASVGICEPAIVSGFRRWMQKHRGAKPATLRLYCRDATTMLESLGDDVSRWDPKRVRTFLLDSVSSCGAGTAEKRVTSARAFLRYLCVHGLCRAGLDQAVPTLAHWRLSTFPQCLAPDDVHRLIAACDGQSVRARRDRAIILLLVRLGVRAGDLANLRMRDIEWETGTLRVSGKGRYEVRLPLPQDAGEALLRYLESRSRVTGGDRVFVRNIAPFRPFVSGDGISSVVKRALKRAKVNSPAKGAHLLRHTAATEMLRHGLPLDQIGMVLRHRRIDTTAYYAKVDFALLKQIAQPWPEVMK